A stretch of DNA from Catenulispora acidiphila DSM 44928:
CACCCGATCCGGCGACGGCGTCACCTTCTCCCTGTCTCTCGCCCGCGAGCAGCAGTTCCAGCCCTGCCGCCGACCACCCGAGCCGTCCGGCGACGGCCACCGTGTCCCCGGGACGCGCCCCCGAGCGCAGCACCGGAGCCCGGCCTTCGAGCGTGCCGAGCACCGTCACCGAGATCGTGATCAGGTCGCCGCGTACCATGTCGCCGCCGGCGACGATCGCCCCGACCCGCGCGCACTCCCCGGCCACGCCCTCGGCGAACTCCTCGACCCAGGCCACCGGCAGGTCTCCGGGCAGCACCATGCTCAGCAGCAGTGAGGTGGGGACGCCGCCCATCGCGACGATGTCGCTGAAGTTCTGGGCCGCCGCCTTGTGCCCGATGTCGCGCGGGCTGGACCAGTCGCGGCGGAAGTGGCGGCCCTCCAGCAGCAGGTCGGTGCTGACGGCCAGGCGGCCGTCGGGGGCGGCGAGCACGGCGGCGTCGTCGCCGGCCGGCACCAGGGTGTCGGGGCTGGTCAGGGGCAGGCGCGCCTGGACGCGGGCGATGAGTCCGAACTCGCCGGCGTCGTCGATGGTCTCCACGCCGGTACGGTAACCCGGCAGCGCACCGGACTACTCGATCGGGTGAACCGTGGCGGTCCGCCCAGCGGGCATGGACTCCCGGAATGGGGGAAGCGCAGGCTAAGGTGGCGTTTCCGACAGTAGGAGGACACGTGGTTCAAGCGTACATCCTGGTCCAGACCGAGGTGGGGAAGGCGGGCGCCGTGGCGCAGGCGATCGCCGAACTCGAGAGCGGCATCACCACCGCCGAAGACGTGACCGGGCCCTACGACGTCATCGTGCGCGCCGAGGCGGCGACCATGGACGAGCTCGGCCGGCTGGTGATCGCCAAGATCCAGGTCATCGAAGGCATCACGCGCACCCTGACCTGCCCCATCGTGCACTTCGAGTGATGTGGTAGACCGTTCTTCCGTGGAAGGTACCGCGGGAGAGCCGAGAAACAGGTGGATACCGGCCGCGGCTGTTGGAACAGCCGCGGTTTTGGCGTGCTTGGGGGCGGTGTGGGGCTACCACGCCGGACGCACCGGCGCGGTGCGCGTCGACCTGCCGAAGACCTCCGACCAGGCGGTGCTCACCGCCTGCGCGAACCTCATCAAGGCCCTGCCATCCGAGGTGGAGGGCGAGCACCGGCGCGGAGCGGTCGGGGACGACGTCCACGTCGCGCAGCGGGCCGCAGCCTGGGGACCGACGGCGACCGTCCTGCGCTGCGGCGTCGCCGAACCGGCCGCGATCGTGGTCGGCGGCCCGGACTACACGCCGCTGTCCAACCAGTACGCGGGCATGGGTCCTGACGAATCCGCCCAGGTCAACTGGCTCATCGAGGACCACGGCGACCACGCGACCTTCACCACGACCGACCGCGCGCTGTACGTCCAGGTGACGGTCCCCTACGACACCGCCACCGAGAAGCAGAACGCGTCGAACGTGTTGGTGGACATCGCGCCGGCGATCGTGAAGACCGTCCCGACCAAGGCGGGACAGTTCGTCAGCGACCAGATCCAGTAGCCCGGCGAAATCCGACAGCTCAGCGCAGCCCGGCGGGCCGCAGCAGCGCGGTGTCGATCAGCCGGGCGATCAGCTCCGGGTAGGACAGCCCGGCGGCCTGCCACATCTGCGGGAACATCGAGGTCGGCGTGAAGCCCGGCATGGTGTTGATCTCGTTGACGATGAACCGCCCCGGACCGCCGTCGGCCGACTCCTGGTAGAAGAAGTCGACGCGCGCCAGACCCTCGCAGCCCAGCGTCTCGAAGACGCCGACCGCCTGGCCGCGGATGTCCTCGATCTCCTCGGCGCTCAGCCGCGCCGGGATGTCCACCTCGGTGCTGCCGTCGAGGTACTTGGCCTGGAAGTCGTAGAACGCGTGCGGTCCGGTGACCCGCAGCTCGGCGGGCAGCGAGGCTTCGGCCGGATCCTGCGGACCGGCG
This window harbors:
- a CDS encoding thiamine-phosphate kinase produces the protein METIDDAGEFGLIARVQARLPLTSPDTLVPAGDDAAVLAAPDGRLAVSTDLLLEGRHFRRDWSSPRDIGHKAAAQNFSDIVAMGGVPTSLLLSMVLPGDLPVAWVEEFAEGVAGECARVGAIVAGGDMVRGDLITISVTVLGTLEGRAPVLRSGARPGDTVAVAGRLGWSAAGLELLLAGERQGEGDAVAGSGDGANGSDAASSDLTGETPQSGARARGGAPGDGAAEADHGATGADFATSAAPQAADYLIAHRRPSPPYAAGPEAARAGATAMLDVSDGLLADLRHLAVASGVAVDVDSTLLITDRGPRLDQVLTGGEDHALVATFTSADAVPEGWRPVGTVYAGAASVTVDGKPWEGAAGFSHFGRSA
- a CDS encoding Lrp/AsnC family transcriptional regulator, encoding MVQAYILVQTEVGKAGAVAQAIAELESGITTAEDVTGPYDVIVRAEAATMDELGRLVIAKIQVIEGITRTLTCPIVHFE
- a CDS encoding DUF3515 family protein, giving the protein MWGYHAGRTGAVRVDLPKTSDQAVLTACANLIKALPSEVEGEHRRGAVGDDVHVAQRAAAWGPTATVLRCGVAEPAAIVVGGPDYTPLSNQYAGMGPDESAQVNWLIEDHGDHATFTTTDRALYVQVTVPYDTATEKQNASNVLVDIAPAIVKTVPTKAGQFVSDQIQ